One part of the Lotus japonicus ecotype B-129 chromosome 2, LjGifu_v1.2 genome encodes these proteins:
- the LOC130739284 gene encoding CRM-domain containing factor CFM2, chloroplastic has product MLLPATHFTFASSSSLLFFPLQFPKSKTRPANFIIRSSTSDTQTRTLPHSAIQRIADKLRSLGFTDQPATPTSTTTSNPSAAAGEIFVPLPHNIPKHRVGHTLDPSWSTPENPVPLPGTGIARLSANELEKQRKEREREREKKKEGKVPTLAELSLPNSEIMRLTTLGFQMKQKIKVGKAGITEGIVNGIHERWRRSEVVRIVCDDICRINMKRTHDLLERKTGGLVVWRSGSKIILYRGIDYKYPYFLSDKDSRDEHIGDAEQHMDRDDEKESHSSETNSEIYAGHSSNSKTSKPALIQGVGTPNRVRFQLPGEAELAEDADSLLVGLGPRFTDWWGYEPLPVDADLLPAVVPGYRQPFRLLPYGVKPKLTDDEMTTLRRLSRPIPSHFALGRNRKLQGLAAAIIKLWERCEIVKIAVKRGVQNTNSEIMAEEIKHLTGGNLLARDREFIVFYRGKDFLPAAVSSAIEQRRNIGLYKLKAENSLSVVPADSEGNGVTFQKDTEIFKKELLTKAKEANKFKKSSIKLSMALEKKAKAEKLLAELENAESPQEQEIDKEGITEEERYMLRKIGLKMQPFLLLGRRGVFDGTVENMHLHWKYRELVKVICKEGSLEAVYQVAQTLEAESGGILVAVERVSKGYAIIVYRGKNYSRPASLRPQTLLNKKLAMKRSIEAQRYESLKLHVLNLDKNINELKLQMVKDEANSKQMPETLRSDLVKDEANSKQMPETLRSDLVTDKHGASTNSTSCNSPKEASFENQQAIQEQQVELIDGGGARPGELDSWAGSIHKETQPDVVSDSVVDAGHCASNEKDMESSIASSKSDPEPPASIISRRSNDLPSRSVFLSNRERLLLRKQALQMKKRPVLAIGKSNTVSGIAKTIKTHFQKHPLAIVNVKGRAKGTSVQEVVFKLEQATGAVLISQEPSKVILYRGWGAGKKPGTAKEVNEMGKEEEAKPIVSPELLEAIRVECGLQ; this is encoded by the exons ATGTTGCTTCCCGCAACTCACTTCAcctttgcttcttcttcttcactgcTCTTCTTCCCTCTTCAATTCCCCAAATCCAAAACCCGACCCGCCAATTTCATCATTCGGAGCTCCACCTCCGACACCCAAACCCGAACTCTCCCACACTCCGCCATCCAACGAATCGCCGACAAACTCCGCTCCCTCGGCTTCACCGACCAACCCGCCACCccaacctccaccaccacttccaATCCCTCCGCCGCCGCCGGAGAAATCTTCGTCCCACTCCCCCACAACATCCCGAAGCATCGCGTGGGCCACACTCTCGACCCGAGCTGGAGCACGCCGGAGAATCCGGTCCCGCTTCCGGGCACGGGAATCGCGCGTTTGAGCGCGAATGAGTTGGAGAAGCAGCggaaggagagggagagggagagagagaagaagaaagaggggAAAGTGCCGACGCTGGCTGAGCTGAGCTTGCCGAATTCCGAGATAATGAGGTTGACGACTCTAGGGTTTCAGATGAAGCAGAAGATCAAGGTTGGCAAGGCGGGGATCACCGAAGGGATCGTTAACGGGATTCACGAGCGGTGGCGGCGGTCTGAGGTTGTGAGGATTGTTTGTGATGATATTTGCAGGATTAACATGAAAAGGACTCATGACTTGTTGGAG AGAAAAACTGGAGGACTTGTTGTTTGGAGATCGGGAAGTAAGATAATATTGTACAGAGGGATTGATTATAAGTATCCTTACTTCCTCTCAGATAAGGATTCGAGAGATGAACACATTGGTGATGCTGAGCAACATATGGATCGCGATGATGAAAAAGAGAGCCACTCATCTGAAACAAACTCAGAAATATATGCTGGTCATAGTTCAAACTCCAAAACATCAAAGCCAGCTTTGATACAAGGTGTTGGTACTCCAAATAGAGTACGATTTCAACTGCCAGGTGAGGCAGAGCTTGCAGAAGATGCAGACAGCTTATTAGTGGGGCTTGGGCCACGATTTACTGATTGGTGGGGGTATGAACCTCTGCCTGTCGATGCTGATCTTCTACCTGCTGTTGTTCCTGGATATAGGCAGCCTTTTCGCCTACTTCCATATGGTGTGAAGCCTAAACTGACGGATGATGAAATGACAACTTTGAGGAGACTTAGCAGACCTATACCATCCCATTTCGCGTTAG GTAGAAACAGGAAACTTCAAGGATTGGCTGCTGCAATTATTAAGCTTTGGGAAAGATGTGAGATTGTCAAGATTGCTGTAAAGAGAGGTGTGCAGAATACTAACAGTGAGATTATGGCTGAAGAGATAAAG CATCTAACCGGAGGAAATCTCCTTGCTCGGGATAGAGAATTTATTGTCTTTTATAGAGGAAAAGACTTCTTGCCAGCTGCAGTATCTTCAGCAATTGAACAACGGAGGAATATTGGATTATACAAACTAAAGGCAGAAAACAGTTTGTCAGTAGTCCCTGCAGATTCTGAAGGAAATGGTGTGACCTTTCAGAAAGATACAGAAATCTTCAAAAAAGAATTGTTAACTAAAGCTAAGGAAGCTAATAAATTCAAAAAGAGTAGCATCAAATTGTCAATG GCATTAGAGAAGAAAGCAAAGGCTGAAAAACTTCTAGCAGAGCTGGAAAATGCAGAGAGCCCCCAAGAACAAGAAATTGATAAAGAGGGTATTACGGAAGAAGAGAGATACATGCTGCGGAAGATTGGCTTGAAGATGCAGCCCTTCCTTTTATTAG GTAGACGAGGGGTTTTTGATGGAACAGTGGAAAATATGCATCTTCATTGGAAATATCGGGAGCTCGTGAAGGTAATATGTAAAGAGGGAAGCCTGGAAGCTGTTTATCAGGTAGCTCAGACCTTAGAGGCAGAAAGTGGTGGAATATTAGTTGCAGTAGAGAGAGTGAGCAAGGGCTATGCAATCATTGTGTATCGTGGAAAGAATTACAGTAGACCTGCTAGTTTGAGGCCTCAAACACTCTTAAATAAAAAGCTAGCAATGAAGCGTTCTATAGAGGCACAGCGCTATGAG TCATTGAAGCTTCATGTTTTGAACCTAGATAAAAACATAAATGAGTTGAAACTTCAAATG GTTAAAGATGAGGCTAATAGTAAGCAGATGCCTGAAACGTTGAGATCTGACTTG GTTAAAGATGAGGCTAATAGTAAGCAGATGCCTGAAACGTTGAGATCTGACTTG GTTACAGACAAACATGGAGCTAGTACAAATTCTACTAGTtgcaattctccaaaagaagCTTCTTTTGAGAATCAACAAGCAATACAGGAGCAGCAGGTTGAGCTCATTGATGGTGGTGGAGCTCGTCCAGGTGAATTAGATTCCTGGGCTGGTTCGATTCATAAAGAAACACAG CCGGACGTAGTGAGTGATTCTGTGGTGGATGCTGGACACTGTGCCTCTAATGAAAAAGATATGGAATCATCAATCGCATCATCAAAAAGTGATCCTGAACCACCAGCTTCAATTATAAGTAGGAGATCGAATGATTTACCTTCCAGATCTGTATTTCTTTCCAACAGAGAGAGACTACTTCTTCGAAAGCAGGCCTTACAGATGAAAAAGCGACCTGTCCTTGCCATAG GAAAGAGCAATACTGTGAGTGGTATTGCCAAAACAATCAAGACTCACTTCCAGAAACACCCTCTTGCCATAGTTAACGTCAAAGGAAGGGCAAAAGGGACCTCAGTTCAGGAAGTGGTATTCAAGCTAGAG CAAGCAACAGGTGCCGTTCTAATCTCTCAGGAGCCTAGCAAAGTAATACTTTACAGAGGTTGGGGTGCAGGAAAGAAACCTGGCACTGCAAAAGAAGTTAATGAAATGGGTAAAGAGGAAGAGGCAAAGCCCATTGTGTCTCCTGAACTGTTGGAAGCAATCAGAGTAGAATGTGGGTTGCAGTAA
- the LOC130739285 gene encoding uncharacterized protein LOC130739285, giving the protein MGIININININKVLYHVLVPLVFFYLLSSSDSVVHARYLSRLTKPDPNNAAATARWLVSLNSWGVLNTISIDLGGAPFGNVVSFSDGLPKEGSGIPYFYLTALDPTARNAFKDQRASFTVSEYPIGTCGQIDPENPTCSKITLTGKLKLVDEKSKEAEFAKNALFAKHPEMKGWPQDHDFQVFKLEIEDIFLIDWFGGPKPLTVEQYLHPHMYRALIPGRGASSNQSSNWRSFISGLLF; this is encoded by the exons ATGGGCATCATCAatatcaacatcaacatcaacaaGGTCTTGTATCATGTTCTTGTCCCTCTGGTCTTCTTCTACTTGCTGAGTTCATCGGATTCTGTTGTGCACGCAAGATATCTGTCCCGTTTAACAAAACCAGACCCAAATAATGCTGCCGCCACCGCTCGTTGGTTGGTCTCCCTCAACTCCTGGGGCGTCTTGAA TACTATCTCAATTGATTTGGGAGGAGCACCCTTTGG GAATGTGGTGTCATTTAGTGATGGGTTGCCTAAAGAAGGCAGTGGCATCCCATACTTTTACTTGACAGCTCTAGATCCTACAGCGAGAAACGCATTCAAAGATCAAAGAGCTTCATTCACAGTGAGTGAATACCCCATTGGGACCTGTGGCCAGATAGACCCAGAGAACCCAACTTGCTCAAAAATTACTTTAACTGGGAAG CTGAAATTGGTTGATGAAAAGTCCAAGGAGGCTGAATTTGCTAAAAATGCCTTGTTTGCCAAGCATCCAGAGATGAAAG GCTGGCCTCAGGATCACGACTTTCAAGTCTTCAAGTTGGAAATTGAAgatatatttttaattgattgGTTTGGTGGTCCAAAACCTCTCACAGTGGAACAGTACCTTCATCCCCACAT GTATCGTGCCCTTATCCCTGGAAGAGGAGCTAGCTCAAACCAGAGTTCAAACTGGAGAAGCTTCATTTCGGGCTTGCTCTTCTAA